One genomic segment of Peribacillus sp. FSL H8-0477 includes these proteins:
- a CDS encoding AbrB/MazE/SpoVT family DNA-binding domain-containing protein, whose translation MKSTGIVRKIDELGRIVIPKELRRTLGIMEKDPLEIYVEQERIILKKYQPNMTCQITGETSDNNLKLANGSLILSHEGAELLIKEIQANFEASK comes from the coding sequence ATGAAATCAACAGGAATTGTTCGTAAAATCGATGAATTAGGTAGAATCGTTATCCCTAAAGAGTTACGCCGTACACTTGGCATTATGGAGAAAGATCCATTGGAAATATATGTTGAACAAGAACGTATTATCCTAAAGAAATATCAACCAAACATGACATGCCAAATTACTGGGGAAACGTCTGATAATAACCTTAAATTAGCGAACGGATCTTTAATTTTAAGCCATGAAGGTGCAGAACTTCTAATTAAAGAAATTCAAGCAAACTTCGAAGCTTCTAAATAA
- a CDS encoding ABC transporter permease has translation MMGLLANEWIKIFKRKATYILIGITLLLVLGTAIALYFFDKPDTNSENGAWKVTLTEENKNYADDEMMKPYIAENQYRIDHNLPPNATYNVWDFMTDAVSFISFVALFTIIIAAGIIANEFSWGTIKLLLIRPINRVKILLSKYITVLLFALFMISILFVSSFLFGSIFFGFEGTQPYLAYVNGEIVERNIIIQLLIEYGLESVGLLMFTTLAFMISAAFRNSSLAIGLAIFFLLSGNIITGIIGAYYDWAKYLIFANINLSQYINGSSLIDGMTMTFSVIMLAIYFFIFMVIAFVAFVKRDVSA, from the coding sequence ATAATGGGCCTTTTAGCAAATGAATGGATTAAGATTTTCAAACGAAAAGCAACGTACATCCTGATTGGGATTACACTCCTTCTCGTGCTCGGTACAGCCATTGCGTTATATTTCTTCGATAAACCGGATACGAATAGCGAAAACGGGGCTTGGAAAGTAACACTTACAGAAGAGAATAAAAATTACGCAGATGACGAAATGATGAAGCCGTATATTGCTGAAAACCAATATCGGATTGATCATAATCTACCACCAAACGCGACATATAATGTCTGGGACTTCATGACAGATGCAGTGAGTTTTATATCGTTCGTCGCTCTCTTTACGATTATTATTGCGGCAGGTATCATTGCAAATGAATTTAGTTGGGGTACCATCAAATTACTGCTAATCCGCCCTATCAACCGTGTAAAGATCTTGCTTAGTAAATACATAACTGTTTTATTATTTGCTTTGTTCATGATTAGCATCCTATTCGTCTCAAGCTTTCTATTCGGTTCTATTTTCTTTGGGTTTGAAGGTACCCAGCCTTACTTGGCATACGTTAATGGTGAAATAGTCGAACGTAATATTATTATTCAATTACTTATTGAATATGGCTTAGAGTCAGTGGGACTGCTCATGTTTACGACACTAGCCTTTATGATTTCGGCTGCATTCCGTAACAGTTCACTTGCTATCGGACTAGCAATCTTCTTTTTATTATCAGGTAATATTATTACCGGAATAATCGGCGCTTACTATGATTGGGCAAAATACCTTATATTTGCCAATATTAATCTAAGTCAATATATTAATGGCTCAAGTCTTATTGATGGCATGACAATGACCTTCTCTGTGATTATGCTGGCTATCTACTTCTTTATCTTTATGGTTATCGCTTTTGTAGCCTTCGTGAAGCGTGATGTGTCTGCATAA
- a CDS encoding ABC transporter ATP-binding protein, with protein sequence MEKVITLSNVSKKIGKKLIIDNISFDVHAGEVFGFLGPNGAGKTTTIRMLVGLMKITSGDIKIGKYSISTDFEKAIAQVGGIVENPEMYKFMSGLDNLKQYARMTKGVTKERIMEVAELVGLQDRLKEKVKTYSLGMRQRLGIAQALLHRPKILILDEPTNGLDPSGIREIRDYIKKLAREENMAVIVSSHLLAEMEMMCDRIGIIQNGRMIDVQNVNDMMTEDNKSYLIDARPISTALTVLQSSFTDAVITQGKRSIEITGTSINMPNIIKTLVENDCEIYEAAPINKSLEDKFLEITGKKGGVA encoded by the coding sequence TTGGAGAAAGTAATAACCTTATCGAATGTATCGAAGAAAATTGGAAAAAAGCTGATTATTGATAATATCAGCTTTGACGTCCATGCCGGAGAAGTGTTTGGATTTCTTGGACCTAATGGTGCGGGAAAAACAACCACAATTAGGATGTTGGTTGGCTTAATGAAGATTACTTCCGGAGATATAAAGATCGGCAAGTATAGTATTTCCACAGATTTTGAAAAAGCAATTGCCCAAGTAGGCGGTATCGTTGAAAACCCAGAAATGTATAAGTTTATGTCTGGTCTTGATAATCTAAAGCAATATGCCCGAATGACCAAAGGTGTAACTAAAGAACGAATCATGGAAGTGGCCGAACTGGTCGGACTTCAAGATCGTTTAAAAGAAAAAGTAAAAACATACTCACTTGGTATGAGGCAGCGTCTAGGCATTGCGCAAGCATTACTTCACCGTCCCAAGATATTAATACTCGATGAACCAACAAATGGCTTGGATCCATCTGGTATACGTGAAATTCGAGATTATATTAAGAAGCTTGCCCGCGAAGAAAATATGGCGGTTATCGTCTCCAGTCATTTATTAGCTGAAATGGAAATGATGTGTGACCGAATAGGCATTATTCAAAACGGCCGGATGATTGATGTCCAAAATGTTAACGATATGATGACTGAAGATAATAAGAGTTATTTGATTGATGCAAGACCTATTTCGACAGCATTAACTGTCCTGCAATCATCTTTTACTGATGCCGTTATTACTCAAGGAAAACGGTCTATTGAGATTACCGGGACGTCTATTAATATGCCGAATATTATTAAAACACTCGTTGAAAACGACTGTGAAATCTATGAAGCAGCGCCTATTAATAAATCTTTAGAAGATAAGTTCCTAGAGATAACTGGTAAAAAGGGAGGCGTTGCATAA
- a CDS encoding CgeB family protein — MNIILISSGYKGIYPYLEQTVVDEFLKLGHSIVKINPTLTKELREVIKQSKPEVVITLVGYKTDKQLLNDLRKTGAVLCVWLTEDPFYLDRSIEIMPYFQQVFTIDLAAFEFYKVMFPEKTIMHLPLGTISSIYQPSEEKAKYDLCLTGFPYPGRVELVQRILAETPYSLIVVGPGWRKSIAENDPNRVTIINRWSSPHQIRKVYNQSKIILNPHRDDNFRANQNNLGITSKSINNRCFDIAACGGFQLIPHKPDTDVHFNLEKEIVVYSSPQHCIELIHFFIKNEVERTQYSQNAYKRALNGHTMFHRIQDILNTLFEKK, encoded by the coding sequence ATGAACATTATACTCATTTCTTCTGGTTATAAAGGTATCTACCCTTATTTAGAACAAACAGTTGTGGATGAATTCTTGAAATTAGGACACTCAATTGTAAAAATTAATCCCACCCTAACAAAAGAATTAAGGGAAGTAATTAAACAATCCAAACCAGAAGTAGTTATTACCCTTGTTGGTTATAAGACAGATAAACAATTATTAAACGATCTGAGAAAAACAGGCGCTGTTTTATGTGTGTGGTTAACGGAGGACCCCTTTTACCTAGATAGATCCATAGAAATAATGCCTTATTTTCAGCAGGTTTTTACCATTGATTTAGCTGCATTTGAGTTTTATAAAGTAATGTTTCCAGAGAAAACTATCATGCATTTGCCTCTTGGAACGATTTCTTCTATCTATCAACCATCGGAAGAGAAAGCAAAGTATGATTTGTGTCTAACAGGTTTCCCATACCCAGGAAGAGTAGAGTTGGTTCAACGCATTTTAGCAGAGACTCCATATAGCTTAATAGTGGTTGGTCCAGGATGGAGGAAATCGATTGCAGAGAATGATCCGAACAGAGTAACGATTATTAATAGATGGAGTAGTCCTCACCAGATCCGAAAAGTATATAATCAATCGAAAATTATATTGAATCCCCATCGTGATGACAACTTTCGTGCCAACCAAAATAATCTTGGAATTACAAGTAAAAGTATCAATAATCGTTGCTTTGATATCGCGGCGTGTGGTGGGTTTCAGTTAATTCCTCATAAACCTGATACAGATGTACATTTTAACCTCGAAAAAGAAATCGTTGTTTATTCTAGTCCGCAGCACTGTATAGAATTGATTCATTTTTTTATAAAAAATGAAGTGGAACGAACCCAGTATAGTCAAAATGCTTATAAAAGGGCTTTAAACGGTCATACCATGTTTCATAGAATCCAAGACATCCTAAATACACTTTTTGAAAAAAAGTAA
- the pseB gene encoding UDP-N-acetylglucosamine 4,6-dehydratase (inverting): MSQLKHKTVLVTGGTGSFGKKFISTILKSEVKKVIVFSRDELKQYEMAQEFTDSRMRFFIGDVRDKERLFRGFEGVDIVIHAAALKHVGVCEYNPFEAIKTNIHGAQNIIEAAIDRGVEKVIALSTDKAASPVNLYGATKLASDKLFVAANSYAGTKKTRFSVVRYGNVVGSRGSVVPFFKSIKDTGIIPITDERMTRFWITLTQGVQFVIDGLDRMKGGEIFVPKIPSMNVMDLAKAIAPNCNVEFNGIRPGEKLHETMITEDDARRTVEYDDYYVIQPEFPWWDAAYTKDGKSLAEGFSYVSNTNDQWLSVEELRKLVNE, from the coding sequence ATGTCTCAATTAAAGCATAAGACGGTACTGGTCACAGGTGGTACCGGATCATTTGGAAAGAAATTTATCAGTACCATTTTGAAAAGTGAAGTAAAGAAAGTAATTGTTTTTAGCCGGGATGAATTAAAACAGTATGAAATGGCTCAAGAGTTTACAGATTCAAGAATGCGCTTCTTTATTGGTGATGTCCGTGATAAGGAGAGATTATTTCGTGGGTTTGAAGGAGTAGATATAGTCATTCATGCTGCAGCATTAAAGCACGTCGGTGTTTGTGAATATAATCCGTTTGAAGCCATTAAAACCAATATCCATGGAGCACAAAATATTATTGAAGCGGCAATCGACAGAGGAGTGGAAAAGGTCATTGCGTTAAGCACGGATAAAGCAGCAAGTCCTGTAAACCTGTATGGCGCGACTAAGCTGGCTTCAGATAAATTATTCGTAGCAGCAAATTCGTATGCAGGCACTAAGAAAACCCGCTTTAGTGTGGTACGCTATGGAAACGTTGTTGGGAGCCGTGGAAGTGTCGTTCCATTTTTTAAAAGTATTAAAGATACTGGCATCATTCCGATTACCGATGAGCGGATGACTCGTTTCTGGATTACGTTAACCCAAGGTGTGCAGTTTGTGATTGATGGTCTCGATAGAATGAAAGGAGGGGAAATATTCGTACCGAAAATTCCGAGTATGAATGTCATGGACTTGGCGAAAGCCATTGCGCCAAACTGTAATGTTGAGTTTAATGGAATTCGCCCAGGTGAGAAATTACATGAAACGATGATTACGGAAGACGATGCGCGGCGAACAGTAGAATATGATGACTATTATGTGATACAACCTGAGTTCCCTTGGTGGGATGCTGCCTATACAAAAGACGGGAAGTCACTAGCAGAAGGGTTTAGCTATGTTAGTAATACGAATGATCAATGGTTGTCTGTCGAAGAGCTGAGAAAATTGGTTAATGAATAA
- the pseC gene encoding UDP-4-amino-4,6-dideoxy-N-acetyl-beta-L-altrosamine transaminase: MDQNRAKRETFLPYGRQWIDQVDIDAVVNVLKGDFLTTGPYVTKFEQELADYVGAKYAVTFSNGTAALHGACYAAGIGSGDEVITSPLTFAASANCILYQGGKPVFADIDEQTYNINPKEIEQKITEKTKAIIPVHFTGQPCALDEIDDLAKKHQLIIIEDAAHALGAEYKQRKIGSISDMTMFSFHPVKHITAGEGGAITTNSQVYYEKLIQFRSHGITRDSNIMKDNHGPWYYEMHFLGYNYRLTDIQAALASSQLKKADKFLALRMNYASMYNEAFKRTSGITIPFQQVNGQSSWHLYVLRLELEKLTGNRKEILRALINKNIGVNVHYIPVYLLPYYQELGYKQGLCPKAENLYEQVITLPLFPAMTEDDVNDVIEAVKEVINTYSK, encoded by the coding sequence ATGGATCAAAATAGAGCAAAAAGAGAGACGTTTCTTCCCTATGGAAGGCAATGGATCGATCAAGTAGATATCGATGCCGTGGTTAATGTGTTAAAAGGAGACTTTCTTACTACCGGCCCATATGTAACCAAATTCGAACAGGAGTTGGCTGATTATGTGGGAGCAAAGTATGCAGTCACATTTTCAAATGGAACGGCAGCACTCCACGGAGCATGTTATGCAGCGGGGATAGGTTCCGGGGATGAAGTCATCACAAGTCCGTTAACGTTTGCAGCAAGTGCAAATTGTATCTTATATCAAGGAGGAAAGCCTGTCTTTGCGGATATTGATGAGCAAACCTATAACATAAATCCAAAAGAGATTGAACAGAAGATTACGGAGAAAACGAAAGCGATTATTCCTGTTCATTTTACGGGACAGCCATGCGCTTTAGATGAAATAGATGATCTCGCAAAAAAACATCAGCTGATTATTATCGAAGATGCAGCGCATGCGTTAGGTGCTGAGTACAAACAAAGAAAGATAGGATCCATTAGCGATATGACCATGTTTAGTTTTCACCCCGTGAAACATATTACAGCGGGAGAAGGCGGCGCCATAACAACGAATAGCCAAGTGTATTATGAGAAATTAATTCAATTTCGTTCGCATGGCATTACCCGTGATTCTAACATAATGAAAGACAATCATGGACCCTGGTATTACGAAATGCATTTCTTAGGGTATAACTATCGTTTAACAGATATCCAAGCAGCTCTTGCATCTAGTCAGTTAAAGAAAGCGGATAAATTTTTAGCATTAAGGATGAACTATGCCTCCATGTATAACGAGGCCTTTAAGCGTACAAGTGGGATCACCATTCCGTTTCAACAAGTGAATGGTCAGTCAAGCTGGCATTTATATGTTCTTCGTCTTGAACTAGAGAAGTTAACAGGAAACCGAAAAGAAATCCTACGAGCACTAATTAATAAAAATATAGGTGTAAATGTGCACTATATTCCAGTTTATCTTTTACCGTACTATCAAGAATTAGGATATAAGCAGGGTCTTTGTCCAAAGGCGGAAAATCTTTATGAACAAGTGATCACATTGCCTCTATTTCCAGCTATGACAGAAGATGATGTGAACGATGTGATTGAGGCTGTCAAAGAGGTAATCAACACATATTCTAAATGA
- a CDS encoding glycosyltransferase family protein, protein MKIVAIIQARMGSTRLPGKVMKEVLGKSLLEYQIERVNRSQSIQSLVVATTQRETEQPIIDLCEKLAVPCFRGAEEDVLERFYEAAIHYEADAIVRLTSDCPLIDPLIIDKVVNEFRNSRRYDYVSNTIKRTYPRGFDIEILSMEALKQCHRETTNTGYREHVTPFLYKHPERFNIGQVTHSSSLQHYRLTVDTEEDFTLVRFIIEHLYNKNQSFSLEDILYLLQENPEWNLLNSHVEQKKVL, encoded by the coding sequence GTGAAAATAGTAGCAATTATTCAAGCGAGAATGGGATCGACAAGACTGCCTGGAAAAGTAATGAAAGAAGTCCTCGGTAAATCACTGCTTGAATATCAGATTGAGAGAGTAAATAGGTCGCAATCCATTCAAAGTCTTGTTGTGGCGACTACACAACGAGAAACGGAACAGCCGATCATTGATCTGTGTGAGAAGTTAGCTGTCCCATGTTTCCGGGGGGCAGAAGAAGATGTATTAGAAAGGTTTTACGAAGCAGCCATTCACTATGAGGCCGATGCAATTGTACGTCTAACGTCCGATTGTCCTTTAATTGATCCACTTATTATTGATAAGGTGGTTAACGAATTCCGAAATAGCAGACGATATGATTACGTGTCAAATACTATTAAAAGAACGTATCCGCGTGGATTTGATATTGAAATATTGTCAATGGAAGCTTTAAAACAATGTCATCGAGAAACAACAAATACAGGTTATCGTGAACACGTCACGCCTTTTCTTTATAAACATCCAGAACGCTTTAATATTGGTCAGGTTACACATTCAAGCAGCCTGCAACATTATCGGTTAACTGTTGATACAGAAGAAGACTTTACGTTAGTCCGTTTTATTATTGAACATCTTTATAACAAAAACCAATCTTTTTCTCTCGAAGATATCCTCTATCTGCTGCAAGAAAATCCCGAATGGAACTTACTAAATTCACATGTTGAACAGAAAAAAGTGCTATGA
- the pseG gene encoding UDP-2,4-diacetamido-2,4,6-trideoxy-beta-L-altropyranose hydrolase, whose amino-acid sequence MNVLIRVDASIEIGTGHVIRCLTLADKLRRHGAEVRFICREHVGHLCELIEIKGYPILRLPYVLETRELAADTSHSQWLKVSQQQDAVQTKLLLKKEIVDLLVIDHYAINEVWESILRESAKKIMVIDDLADRKHDCDFLLDQNDYEGYQFRYKFLIPAPCKTFLGPNFVLLRSEFYPMKRRIRRGPVKRLLLFFGGSDQTNETKKALHAFLALNRTDIQIDVVVGQTNLHKKELAHFCKRYDFLTFHYQVNYLAELMYKADLSIGAGGTTTWERCMMGLPSIVWSLAENQVKICEHAERKKIVAYLGKKEEVGVTLVSKQLGSLMNNETARTEMSIRAYLLMKNNRLSQQMLVQKIMRVDE is encoded by the coding sequence ATGAACGTCCTTATACGGGTTGATGCTTCTATAGAGATTGGTACAGGCCATGTGATAAGATGTCTAACTCTCGCAGATAAACTGCGTAGACATGGTGCCGAAGTCAGGTTTATTTGTCGAGAACATGTTGGACATTTGTGTGAGTTAATTGAAATAAAAGGATACCCCATCTTAAGACTTCCCTATGTTCTAGAAACACGAGAACTGGCTGCTGACACGTCTCATTCACAATGGTTGAAAGTGTCACAGCAACAAGATGCAGTACAAACAAAACTTCTGCTAAAGAAGGAAATAGTGGATCTGTTAGTCATTGATCATTATGCGATTAATGAGGTGTGGGAAAGTATTCTTAGAGAGTCTGCAAAAAAGATTATGGTGATTGATGACTTAGCTGATCGAAAACATGATTGTGATTTTTTACTAGACCAAAATGATTATGAGGGGTACCAATTTCGCTATAAGTTTCTTATTCCCGCTCCTTGTAAAACTTTTTTAGGACCTAACTTCGTCTTATTAAGAAGTGAATTTTATCCAATGAAGCGGAGAATTCGAAGGGGGCCAGTGAAAAGACTTTTGCTCTTTTTTGGTGGAAGTGATCAAACGAATGAAACAAAGAAAGCTTTACACGCCTTTTTGGCATTAAATAGAACGGATATTCAAATAGATGTTGTTGTTGGTCAAACGAATCTCCATAAAAAAGAATTGGCTCATTTCTGCAAACGATATGATTTTCTTACGTTTCACTATCAGGTGAATTATCTTGCTGAATTAATGTATAAGGCGGACTTATCCATTGGGGCTGGCGGCACGACAACCTGGGAACGCTGTATGATGGGGTTACCATCAATCGTGTGGAGTCTTGCTGAGAATCAAGTGAAGATCTGTGAGCATGCAGAAAGAAAAAAAATCGTCGCCTATTTAGGTAAAAAAGAAGAAGTAGGCGTCACTTTAGTATCGAAACAATTAGGCAGCTTGATGAATAATGAAACAGCACGAACGGAGATGTCTATTAGAGCCTATCTGTTAATGAAGAATAATCGATTGAGCCAACAGATGCTAGTTCAAAAGATTATGAGAGTAGATGAATAA
- the pseH gene encoding UDP-4-amino-4,6-dideoxy-N-acetyl-beta-L-altrosamine N-acetyltransferase: MNKMTYFLRELVDSDKDMIFQWRNAAEVRVNMLSNHPIMYKEHCRWFEDAMHNSTYFRVFIGPDKPLGFVSFKKTVKDECVWGFYIGEQDAPKGSGTIMAMLAIDYAFYQLNMNKIIGEVLFFNKKSQGLHLKLGFEKEGVYQNQQDQIQDVFRFVLSKEKLKFRTEE, encoded by the coding sequence ATGAATAAGATGACCTATTTCTTGCGAGAGTTAGTTGATAGTGATAAGGACATGATTTTTCAATGGAGAAATGCAGCAGAAGTGAGGGTGAACATGCTTTCTAATCACCCAATTATGTACAAAGAGCACTGTCGCTGGTTCGAAGATGCCATGCATAACTCAACCTATTTTCGCGTGTTTATCGGTCCTGATAAACCTCTAGGTTTCGTGTCTTTTAAGAAAACGGTAAAGGATGAATGTGTTTGGGGCTTTTATATTGGTGAACAAGATGCCCCAAAAGGCTCGGGAACAATCATGGCAATGTTAGCTATTGACTATGCCTTTTATCAGCTGAACATGAATAAAATCATTGGGGAAGTGCTTTTCTTTAACAAAAAAAGTCAAGGGTTACATTTGAAATTAGGGTTCGAAAAAGAAGGAGTCTATCAAAATCAACAGGATCAAATACAAGACGTTTTTCGCTTTGTTTTATCTAAAGAAAAGTTGAAATTTCGAACTGAGGAGTGA
- the pseI gene encoding pseudaminic acid synthase translates to MEGINLGGRMVGPNHPPFIIAEMSGNHNQSLERALEIVDAAAKAGAHALKIQTYTADTMTVNVDNQVFNIQETDSLWKGNTLYKLYQQAYTPWEWHEPIFTRCRELGLIPFSTPFDETAVDFLEGLAVPMYKIASFENNDLPLIKKAAATGKPLIISTGMASLGELDDMVRCLKEAGCKEFILLKCTSTYPAAPTNTNIATIPHMQNLFDCQVGLSDHTLGTAVSVASVALGATIIEKHFTTSRADGGVDSAFSMEPTEMQSLVNDTHTAWQSLGGISYGPTEAEKSSLKFRRSVFVVKDIKAGEVLTQENLRIIRPGYGLAPKYYDILLGKKVVKEIKAGTPADWTFF, encoded by the coding sequence ATGGAAGGTATTAATCTAGGCGGACGGATGGTTGGACCCAACCATCCTCCGTTTATTATTGCAGAAATGTCTGGGAATCATAATCAATCGCTGGAACGAGCTTTGGAAATTGTTGATGCAGCAGCTAAAGCAGGCGCTCATGCGTTGAAAATCCAAACATATACGGCAGATACGATGACAGTCAATGTCGACAATCAAGTCTTTAACATTCAGGAAACAGATAGTTTATGGAAAGGAAACACTCTCTATAAACTGTATCAGCAAGCCTATACCCCATGGGAATGGCACGAACCAATTTTTACTAGATGCAGAGAACTTGGACTCATACCATTTAGCACGCCATTTGATGAAACGGCCGTAGACTTCCTTGAAGGTTTAGCAGTCCCTATGTACAAAATCGCATCATTTGAGAATAATGATCTTCCCCTTATTAAGAAGGCAGCTGCTACAGGTAAACCTTTGATAATTTCTACGGGGATGGCCAGTCTGGGCGAACTCGATGATATGGTTCGCTGCCTCAAAGAAGCTGGTTGTAAAGAATTTATTCTCTTAAAATGTACCAGCACGTACCCTGCAGCTCCTACAAACACCAATATTGCAACCATTCCACATATGCAAAACCTCTTTGACTGCCAAGTTGGTTTATCTGACCATACCTTAGGAACGGCTGTATCGGTAGCGAGCGTAGCACTTGGTGCAACCATTATCGAAAAGCACTTTACCACTTCTCGTGCAGATGGCGGTGTCGATTCTGCTTTTTCAATGGAACCAACAGAAATGCAGTCATTGGTTAATGACACCCATACTGCGTGGCAGTCTTTGGGGGGGATATCGTATGGACCAACAGAAGCTGAGAAAAGTTCACTAAAATTTAGAAGGTCTGTCTTTGTGGTCAAAGATATAAAAGCCGGTGAGGTGCTCACGCAGGAAAACCTTCGAATAATTAGACCTGGATATGGGTTAGCACCAAAATATTATGATATTTTACTAGGAAAAAAAGTAGTGAAAGAAATCAAAGCAGGTACGCCTGCAGATTGGACCTTCTTTTAA
- a CDS encoding glycosyltransferase family 2 protein, whose translation MPKVTVILTSYNKQEYVGRTIQSILGQTYQDFELFIMDDNSNEETLKVIEPYLKDERVKFFKSNIQTLEERVEKTRYAVLINQALDIAQGEYITYATDDNVFHKQKIEKLVAFLEEQQEAMIVYSASKTVHLNELGETTKSVDRPAKSISWLASCMTDHCSVMHRMSILPKIKEAYGSYWDENPQFYRLGDARFFWRINHYWPFYPLNEILDFNYITPKSIHAQLFSDSPNKFSELLPEQRTCFELREGIRALRKGKGV comes from the coding sequence TTGCCAAAAGTGACCGTCATTTTAACAAGCTATAATAAACAGGAATATGTGGGAAGAACGATTCAATCCATTTTAGGTCAAACTTATCAGGATTTTGAATTATTTATTATGGATGATAATTCAAATGAAGAAACCTTAAAAGTAATTGAACCATATTTGAAGGATGAGCGGGTAAAGTTTTTTAAAAGCAATATACAAACGCTTGAGGAAAGGGTAGAAAAAACCCGCTATGCTGTATTAATTAACCAAGCGCTGGATATAGCACAAGGTGAGTATATAACCTACGCAACTGATGATAATGTTTTCCACAAACAAAAGATTGAGAAACTGGTTGCCTTTCTAGAGGAACAGCAGGAAGCCATGATTGTATATTCAGCATCAAAAACCGTCCATTTAAATGAGTTAGGGGAAACGACGAAAAGTGTGGATCGCCCGGCAAAGTCAATTTCATGGCTTGCTTCGTGTATGACTGATCATTGTTCGGTTATGCACAGGATGTCGATTCTTCCTAAAATTAAGGAAGCCTATGGTTCATATTGGGATGAAAATCCGCAATTCTACCGGCTGGGAGACGCGAGATTTTTTTGGAGAATTAATCATTATTGGCCATTTTATCCTCTAAATGAAATCCTCGATTTTAACTATATAACACCAAAATCCATTCATGCTCAACTATTTAGTGATTCTCCTAATAAATTTTCAGAATTGCTTCCAGAACAAAGAACGTGTTTTGAGCTGCGAGAAGGAATTAGAGCCTTAAGGAAGGGGAAGGGTGTATGA